The Silene latifolia isolate original U9 population unplaced genomic scaffold, ASM4854445v1 scaffold_134, whole genome shotgun sequence genome has a window encoding:
- the LOC141637705 gene encoding sugar transporter ERD6-like 5, which produces MEEQLEMEEDILSKQELLLKNGDAHGVNADAKITSLLITSIFISILSPFVAGCSVAYSSPVQSQIISDLSLSTADYSLFGSALSIGGLFGSILCGRITDYLGRRATIGLIDVLGLVGWLSIAYSQGAWSLDIGRVLLGFANSLSGYAVPVYIAEISPKNIRGGLMYLGQVMYFCGITTVLLVGVVMRWRLLALIGVLPCMVQFLGIFFIPESPRWLVNYGRGEDYVNSLQRLRGKTVDISREAADIRDNFEHVGNIEGSSLTDMFHPKYAYALTVGLGLTALASFGGATGILYYATAIFESAGFSGTIGTIAMALFQLPPSVLGVFLMDKFGRLPLLMFSAGGMSMACLSLALSFLLKEHGWLTDYSPYLALIGVSIFSATYPIGMGGVPAIITSEIYPMNIKGAAGSFISVIGYFCDLIVSYSFNFMIGFSSPGTFFLLTSINVFTLFFVGKFVPETKGRTLEEIQVLLTQTVY; this is translated from the exons ATCCTTTCGCCTTTCGTCGCCGGCTGTAGT GTGGCTTATTCTTCTCCTGTTCAGTCACAAATCATCTCTGACTTGAGCCTCTCTACAGCAGAT TATTCGCTATTCGGATCAGCATTGTCCATAGGGGGGTTATTTGGCTCAATTCTGTGTGGCAGAATAACAGACTATTTGGGTCGCAGGGCT ACTATCGGCCTGATAGATGTACTCGGCCTTGTTGGTTGGCTTTCTATAGCATATTCCCAG GGCGCTTGGTCTCTTGATATTGGACGAGTATTGCTGGGTTTTGCAAATTCCCTTAGTGGCTACGCG GTTCCTGTATATATAGCTGAGATATCACCCAAGAATATTCGAGGCGGTTTAATGTATCTGGGTCAG GTGATGTACTTCTGTGGAATAACAACAGTTCTTCTTGTTGGGGTTGTAATGAGATGGCGCCTCTTAGCTTTGATCG GCGTTCTCCCATGTATGGTACAGTTTTTAGGCATATTCTTCATTCCTGAGTCTCCTAGATGGTTG GTGAATTATGGTCGTGGTGAAGATTATGTAAATTCTTTGCAACGATTAAGAGGAAAGACTGTGGATATATCTCGAGAAGCAGCTGACATAAGA GACAATTTTGAACATGTTGGAAATATTGAAGGTTCCAGCTTGACCGATATGTTCCATCCGAAATATGCATATGCGCTTACT GTTGGCCTTGGCCTCACAGCATTAGCTTCATTTGGAGGAGCAACTGGTATTTTATACTATGCAACTGCAATCTTTGAATCAGCTG GGTTTTCTGGTACTATAGGGACCATAGCAATGGCGCTTTTTCAG CTTCCACCTAGTGTTCTTGGTGTATTTTTGATGGATAAGTTTGGAAGACTGCCACTTTTGATG TTTTCCGCGGGTGGGATGAGTATGGCTTGCCTTTCACTTGCACTCTCTTTTCTTCTGAAG GAACATGGGTGGCTCACCGATTACAGTCCCTATTTGGCTTTGATTGGCGTATCG ATATTTTCTGCAACATACCCAATTGGCATGGGAGGGGTGCCGGCCATTATAACATCAGAG ATATATCCAATGAACATCAAGGGTGCAGCAGGAAGCTTCATAAGTGTGATAGGCTACTTTTGTGATTTGATTGTTTCATACTCTTTTAACTTTATGATAGGCTTTAGCTCTCCAG GCACTTTTTTCCTATTGACAAGCATCAACGTTTTTACCCTGTTTTTCGTCGGAAAGTTTGTCCCAGAAACAAAGGGGCGAACTCTGGAGGAAATACAAGTATTGCTTACCCAAACTGTGTATTAG